Proteins encoded in a region of the Phoenix dactylifera cultivar Barhee BC4 chromosome 3, palm_55x_up_171113_PBpolish2nd_filt_p, whole genome shotgun sequence genome:
- the LOC103710662 gene encoding ABC transporter B family member 20-like: MMVSRGLFGWSPPHMQPLTPVSEVSEPPESPSPFTDSGVEAVQVEDEGPVDDVEEIEPPPAAVPFSRLFACADGLDWVLMTVGAFAAAAHGMALVVYLHFFGRAINLLNSESLSSDMHGHGDVLFHKFKEHALYIVYIAAGVFVAGWIEVSCWILTGERQTAVIRSKYVQVLLNQDMSFFDTYGNNGDIVSQVLSDVLLIQSALSEKVGNYIHNMATFFGGLVIGLINCWQIALLTLGTGPFIVAAGGISNIFLHRLAENIQDAYAEAASIAEQAISYVRTMYAFTNETLAKYSYATSLQATLRYGILISLVQGLGLGFTYGLAICSCALQLWVGRFLISHGKANGGEIITALFAVILSGLGLNQAATNFYSFEQGRIAAYRLYEMISRSTSTVNQDGNTLASVQGNIEFRNVYFSYLSRPEIPILSGFYLTVPARKTMALVGRNGSGKSSIIPLMERFYDPTLGEVLLDGENIKNLKLVWLRSQIGLVTQEPALLSLSIRENIAYGRSATFDQIEEAAKTAHAHTFISSLEKGYDTQVGRAGLALTEEQKIKLSVARAVLSNPSILLLDEVTGGLDFEAERAVQEALDILMLGRSTIIIARRLSLIRNADYIAVMEEGQLVEMGTHDELLNLDGLYAELLRCEEAAKLPKRTPIRNYKEPATFQIERDSSASHSFQDSSSPKMAKSPSLQRAHGALRQQDSGYNSHESPKVHSPPSEQMAENGMSLVAAERAPSIKRQDSLEMRLPELPKIDVHSVNRQSSNASDPESPISPLLTSDPKNERSHSKTFSRPVNQFDDMHTKQRETKDLQHRKPPSFWKLAELSFAEWLYALLGCTGAAIFGSFNPLLAYNIALIVAAYYRIDVQDIRNEVNKWCLIIAGMGIITVVANFLQHFYFGIMGEKMTERVRRMMFSAILRNEVGWFDEEENSADMLSMRLANDATFVRAAFSNRLSIFIQDTAAVVVALLIGMLLEWRVALVALATLPILIVSAIAQKMWLAGFSRGIQEMHRKASLVLEDAVRNIYTVVAYCAGNKVMDLYRLQLGKILKQSFFHGIGIGFAFGFSQFLLFACNALLLWYTAVSVKDGRLTIATALKEYMVFSFATFALVEPFGLAPYILKRRKSLTSVFEIIDREPKIDPDDNTGLKPPNVYGSIELRNVDFCYPTRPEVMVLSNFSLKVNGGQTIAVVGVLGSGKSTIISLIERFYDPVAGQVLLDGRDLKLFNLRWLRSHMGLVQQEPIIFSTTIRENIIYARHNATEAEVKEAARIANAHHFISSLPHGYDTHVGISGVDLTPGQKQRIAIARVVLKNAPILLLDEASSAIESESSRVVQEALDTLIMGNKTTILIAHRAAMMRHVDNIVVLNSGRIVEQGTHDSLVQMNGLYVRLMQPHFSKGFRQHRLI; this comes from the exons ATGATGGTGTCGCGGGGGCTGTTCGGGTGGTCGCCGCCCCACATGCAGCCGCTGACGCCGGTGTCGGAGGTGTCGGAGCCGCCGGAGTCGCCGTCGCCGTTCACGGACTCCGGGGTTGAGGCGGTGCAGGTGGAGGACGAGGGGCCGGTGGACGACGTGGAGGAGATcgagccgccgccggccgccgtgCCCTTCTCCAGGCTGTTCGCGTGCGCCGACGGGCTCGACTGGGTCCTGATGACGGTCGGGGCGTTCGCTGCGGCGGCACACGGGATGGCGCTCGTCGTGTACTTGCACTTCTTCGGGAGGGCCATCAACTTGCTCAATTCGGAGAGCCTTAGTTCCGACATGCATGGCCATGGAGATGTGCTGTTCCATAAGTTCAAGGAG CATGCTCTCTACATTGTCTATATAGCTGCTGGTGTTTTTGTTGCTGGTTGGATAG AGGTCTCATGCTGGATTCTTACTGGAGAGAGGCAGACTGCAGTCATCAGGTCAAAGTATGTCCAGGTCCTGCTGAACCAGGACATGAGCTTTTTTGATACTTACGGGAACAACGGAGACATTGTTAGTCAAGTATTGAGTGATGTGTTGCTCATTCAATCTGCACTAAGTGAGAAA GTTGGAAACTATATCCATAACATGGCTACATTTTTTGGTGGTCTGGTCATTGGATTGATCAACTGTTGGCAGATTGCACTTCTGACACTAGGCACTGGCCCATTCATTGTTGCTGCAGGAGGAATATCAAATATATTTCTCCACAGGCTTGCTGAAAATATTCAAGATGCCTATGCTGAAGCAGCGAGCATAGCTGAACAG GCAATCTCATATGTCAGGACTATGTATGCGTTCACAAATGAAACTCTGGCGAAGTATTCATATGCTACATCACTTCAGGCAACACTGCGGTATGGGATATTGATAAGTCTTGTGCAAGGCCTTGGTCTTGGATTCACGTATGGACTTGCCATATGTTCTTGTGCTCTACAACTTTGGGTTGGAAGGTTCCTTATTTCACACGGAAAAGCTAATGGTGGTGAAATTATAACAGCTCTGTTCGCTGTAATTCTGAGTGGCct TGGATTAAATCAAGCAGCCACAAACTTTTACTCATTTGAACAAGGGAGAATTGCAGCTTATAGACTTTACGAGATGATAAGCCGTTCAACCTCCACTGTCAATCAGGATGGGAATACCTTAGCTTCAGTACAGGGAAACATTGAATTCCGGAATGTATATTTCAGCTATCTATCACGTCCGGAGATTCCAATTTTAAGTGGTTTCTACCTAACTGTACCTGCTAGAAAAACTATGGCTCTTGTTGGTAGGAATGGTTCAGGAAAAAGCAGTATAATTCCTCTTATGGAGCGCTTCTATGATCCTACTTTAG GTGAAGTTCTTTTGGATGGTGAGAATATAAAAAACCTGAAGCTAGTGTGGTTAAGAAGCCAAATAGGACTAGTCACCCAGGAGCCAGCTTTGTTAAGTTTAAGCATCAGGGAAAATATTGCCTATGGAAGATCTGCGACATTTGATCAAATTGAAGAGGCTGCTAAAACAGCACATGCACACACATTTATCAGTTCACTTGAAAAGGGATATGATACACAG GTTGGTAGGGCTGGTTTGGCATTGactgaagaacaaaaaataaAGCTTTCTGTTGCTCGGGCTGTGCTTTCAAACCCATCTATTCTTCTACTCGATGAGGTCACAGGTGGCCTTGATTTTGAGGCAGAAAGAGCTGTTCAGGAGGCATTGGATATTCTCATGTTGGGACGGTCCACTATTATAATTGCTAGACGACTTAGCCTTATAAGGAATGCTGATTATATTGCAGTGATGGAGGAGGGTCAACTTGTTGAAATGGGCACACACGATGAATTGCTGAATCTGGATGGCCTTTATGCAGAACTACTAAGATGTGAGGAAGCAGCAAAGCTTCCTAAGAG GACACCTATCAGGAATTACAAAGAGCCTGCAACTTTCCAAATTGAAAGGGATTCGTCAGCAAGCCACAGTTTTCAAGATTCATCGTCTCCTAAGATGGCAAAATCACCCTCTCTTCAAAGAGCACATGGTGCACTTCGGCAGCAAGATTCTGGTTACAACTCTCATGAATCACCGAAGGTTCACAGCCCACCTTCAGAGCAAATGGCGGAAAATGGGATGTCCCTGGTGGCAGCAGAACGAGCCCCATCCATCAAAAGACAGGACAGTTTGGAAATGAGATTGCCTGAGCTTCCCAAAATTGATGTTCATTCTGTAAATCGACAATCCTCAAATGCTTCAGATCCAGAATCACCTATTTCTCCACTCTTAACATCTGATCCTAAAAATGAACGTTCTCACTCGAAAACATTTAGCCGTCCTGTTAATCAGTTTGATGACATGCATACTAAACAGAGGGAGACGAAGGACTTGCAGCACCGCAAACCACCATCCTTTTGGAAGCTTGCAGAGCTTAGTTTTGCAGAATGGCTTTATGCTCTTCTAGGGTGCACCGGTGCTGCAATTTTTGGTTCATTTAATCCGCTTCTTGCTTACAACATTGCACTGATAGTGGCAGCGTACTACAGAATTGATGTCCAGGATATACGGAACGAAGTGAACAAATGGTGCTTGATCATTGCAGGTATGGGCATTATTACAGTGGTCGCCAACTTTTTACAGCACTTCTATTTTGGTATAATGGGGGAGAAGATGACTGAGCGAGTTAGAAGGATGATGTTCTCAG CAATATTGCGTAATGAAGTTGGATGGTTTGACGAAGAAGAGAACAGTGCAGACATGTTATCCATGCGTTTGGCGAACGATGCAACATTTGTCCGTGCTGCTTTTAGCAACCGACTATCTATATTCATACAGGACACTGCTGCAGTTGTTGTTGCCCTTCTTATTGGGATGCTGCTAGAATGGCGAGTGGCTCTTGTTGCATTGGCAACCCTACCCATCCTTATAGTTTCTGCTATTGCACAG AAAATGTGGCTTGCTGGGTTCTCAAGGGGAATTCAGGAGATGCACAGGAAGGCCTCTTTGGTCCTTGAAGATGCAGTTAGAAACATTTATACTGTAGTGGCATATTGTGCTGGTAACAAGGTGATGGACCTGTACAGATTGCAGCTAGGTAAAATACTCAAGCAGAGCTTTTTTCATGGAATTGGCATTGGTTTTGCCTTTGGCTTCTCGCAGTTCCTGCTTTTCGCCTGTAATGCTCTTCTCCTTTGGTACACTGCGGTTTCAGTCAAGGATGGCCGTCTCACGATAGCTACAGCACTTAAAGAGTACATGGTTTTTTCTTTTGCCACTTTTGCATTGGTGGAGCCATTTGGCCTTGCTCCTTATATTCTCAAACGGCGGAAGTCCCTCACATCAGTATTCGAAATCATTGACCGTGAGCCGAAGATCGATCCAGATGATAACACTGGTCTTAAACCCCCTAATGTTTATGGAAGCATCGAGCTCAGAAATGTTGATTTCTGTTACCCAACTCGCCCTGAAGTGATGGTGCTTAGCAATTTCAGTCTCAAGGTCAATGGGGGACAAACAATAGCAGTGGTGGGTGTTTTGGGATCTGGGAAGAGCACAATAATTTCTTTAATCGAGAGATTTTATGATCCTGTTGCTGGGCAAGTTTTGTTGGATGGTCGGGATTTGAAGTTGTTCAATTTGAGATGGTTGCGGAGCCACATGGGTTTGGTTCAACAGGAACCTATTATCTTTTCAACAACCATAAGAGAGAACATTATCTACGCGAGGCACAATGCAACAGAGGCCGAGGTGAAAGAAGCAGCAAGAATAGCAAATGCCCATCATTTCATCAGCAGCTTGCCGCATGGTTATGACACACATGTGGGAATTAGTGGGGTAGATTTGACACCTGGACAGAAGCAGCGGATTGCCATTGCTCGTGTTGTGCTAAAAAATGCACCGATTTTGTTGTTAGACGAGGCCAGCTCTGCCATAGAGTCTGAGTCGAGTAGGGTGGTGCAGGAGGCCCTTGACACACTAATTATGGGAAACAAGACAACGATTCTTATTGCACATAGAGCAGCAATGATGAGGCATGTGGATAACATCGTGGTCCTAAATTCTGGCAGGATAGTAGAACAGGGTACACATGATTCCCTGGTGCagatgaatggtttgtatgTCAGATTGATGCAACCACATTTTAGTAAGGGCTTTCGTCAGCATCGACTCATCTAG
- the LOC103710651 gene encoding psbP-like protein 1, chloroplastic isoform X5: MALLQHAPAVDRALFLNSSSSSTSFHQLMLQGPAFFPGHLHRRRVTFEVRAGASPISPKDCIVEGPGRRQALALGAITTCISLTYANSASFAAEVKKGFQSVVDQKDGYSFLYPFGWQEVIIEGQDKVLKDVIEPLESVSVYMVPTTKQDVRDFGPPQEVADTLIQKVLAPPSQKIKLVEAAEV, from the exons ATGGCGCTTTTGCAACACGCGCCGGCAGTCGATCGAGCTCTCTTCTTgaattcttcttcatcttctactTCTTTCCATCAG CTTATGCTTCAGGGCCCTGCTTTCTTCCCTGGCCATCTTCATAGGAGAAGGGTTACCTTCGAGGTCAGGGCAGGGGCTTCTCCAATCAGCCCAAAAG ATTGCATTGTAGAAGGACCCGGAAGGCGCCAAGCACTTGCATTAGGAGCAATTACCACTTGCATATCTTTAACTTATGCCAATTCTGCATCAT TTGCAGCAGAGGTTAAGAAAGGATTTCAATCTGTCGTAGACCAGAAGGATGGATATTCATTTCTCTACCCATTCGGATGGCAG GAAGTTATTATTGAAGGACAAGATAAGGTGCTCAAAGATGTTATTGAACCATTAGAAAGTGTTAGCGTTTACATGGTTCCAACTACCAAGCAAGATGTTCGAGACTTTGGACCCCCACAAGAG GTTGCTGATACTTTAATCCAAAAGGTTTTGGCTCCTCCTTCACAGAAAATAAAGTTAGTTGAGGCAGCAGAG GTCTGA
- the LOC103710669 gene encoding vacuolar fusion protein MON1 homolog, which produces MDSDPGPIPPDDGPSNPNPNPRLDPEPNPQEYAQEERLCSLTLEDSGYAPASNGSLPEDIYSGDEIEEEEEPAAASVSVDEVERAAGEARASSSHGGAAWRENSEQDGNAPPSPSSSGYAGERGSSGESEIEEVGDGRASPDDWSRGKEHLDEDDASVSWRKRKKHFFVLSHSGKPIYSRYGDEHKLAGFSATLQAIISFVENSGDRVKFVRAGDHQVVFLVKGPIYLVCISCTEEPYAALRGQLELIYGQMLLILTKSVNRCFQKNPKFDMTTLLGGTDAVFSSLIHSFSWNPATFLHAYTCLPLACATRLAAAAILQDVSDSGVLFAILMCKHKVVSLVGAQKASLHPDDMLLLANFILSSESFRTSESFSPICLPRYNPMAFLYAYVHFLDGDTYLTLLTTSSDAFYHLKDCRIRIEAVLVKSNVLCEAQRSMLDGGLHVEDVPVDSSIRSGSLSPHLGLDKTAAGSLSSRMGTGGPAGLWHFIYKSVYLDQYVSSEFSAPINNSNQQKRLYRAYQKLYASMHEKGTGPNKTQFRRDENYVLLCWITQDFELYAAFDPLADKALAIKVCNRVCQWVRDLENEIFLLGASPFSW; this is translated from the exons ATGGATTCCGATCCCGGCCCTATTCCTCCCGACGACGGCCCTTCCaatcctaaccctaaccctagactCGACCCCGAACCCAATCCCCAAGAATACGCTCAGGAGGAACGACTGTGTTCTCTGACCCTAGAAGATTCCGGCTATGCGCCTGCGAGCAACGGATCTCTGCCCGAGGATATCTACTCCGGCGATGAGatcgaggaagaggaggagcctGCGGCTGCTTCGGTTTCGGTGGATGAGGTTGAAAGAGCTGCCGGAGAGGCCCGAGCATCGTCCTCACATGGTGGCGCGGCTTGGAGGGAGAATTCGGAGCAGGACGGGAACGCGCCCCCTAGCCCTAGCAGTAGCGGGTATGCTGGAGAGAGGGGGAGCAGCGGAGAGAGTGAGATCGAGGAGGTAGGTGATGGAAGGGCTTCGCCGGATGACTGGAGCCGTGGAAAAGAGCATCTTGATGAG GACGATGCTTCTGTTTCATGGAGAAAACGGAAGAAACACTTTTTTGTATTGAGTCACTCTGGGAAACCAATATACTCAAG GTATGGAGATGAGCACAAACTAGCAGGATTCTCAGCAACCTTGCAAGCTATCATTTCTTTTGTGGAGAACAG CGGAGATCGGGTCAAGTTTGTAAGAGCTGGAGACCATCAG GTAGTTTTTCTTGTGAAAGGTCCGATATATCTAGTTTGCATAAGCTGTACTGAAGAGCCATATGCAGCATTGAGGGGACAATTAGAGCTCATCTATGGCCAG ATGCTGCTTATCTTGACAAAGTCAGTTAATAGATGTTTTcagaaaaatccaaaatttgATATGACTACCTTGCTGGGAGGAACAGATGCCGTTTTCTCTTCTCTAATTCATTCCTTTAGCTG GAATCCCGCCACATTTCTTCATGCATATACATGCCTTCCTCTTGCTTGTGCAACAAGACTAGCAGCTGCTGCTATTTTGCAAGATGTTTCTGACTCGGGGGTTTTATTTGCAATATTGATGTGTAAGCACAAG GTTGTCAGTCTCGTTGGAGCACAGAAGGCCTCTCTTCATCCTGATGACATGCTCTTACTTGCCAACTTTATATTGTCTTCTGAATCATTTAG GACTTCTGAATCTTTCTCACCAATTTGTTTACCAAGATATAATCCAATGGCATTCCTATATGCTTATgtccattttcttgat GGGGATACATATTTGACATTGCTTACTACCAGCTCAGATGCCTTCTACCATCTCAAAGACTGCAG GATTCGCATTGAGGCTGTGCTTGTGAAGTCAAATGTTCTCTGTGAAGCTCAGAGATCCATGCTAGATGGTGGTCTACATGTTGAGGACGTGCCTGTCGATTCTTCTATCCGGTCTGGATCTCTGTCTCCTCATTTAGGTCTGGATAAAACAGCAGCAGGATCTTTGTCTTCTCGCATGGGCACTGGTGGCCCAGCTGGACTTTGgcatttcatatataagagtgtaTACCTTGACCAGTATGTATCATCAGAGTTCTCCGCCCCCATAAACAACTCTAATCAACAGAAAAG ATTGTATAGGGCTTATCAAAAGTTATATGCTTCCATGCACGAGAAAGGAACTGGTCCAAACAAAACACAATTCAGAAGGGATGAAAATTATG TTCTACTGTGCTGGATCACTCAAGATTTTGAACTTTATGCAGCATTTGATCCTCTTGCAGACAAG
- the LOC103710651 gene encoding psbP-like protein 1, chloroplastic isoform X4, whose product MALLQHAPAVDRALFLNSSSSSTSFHQLMLQGPAFFPGHLHRRRVTFEVRAGASPISPKDCIVEGPGRRQALALGAITTCISLTYANSASFAAEVKKGFQSVVDQKDGYSFLYPFGWQEVIIEGQDKVLKDVIEPLESVSVYMVPTTKQDVRDFGPPQEVADTLIQKVLAPPSQKIKLVEAAEVNFTP is encoded by the exons ATGGCGCTTTTGCAACACGCGCCGGCAGTCGATCGAGCTCTCTTCTTgaattcttcttcatcttctactTCTTTCCATCAG CTTATGCTTCAGGGCCCTGCTTTCTTCCCTGGCCATCTTCATAGGAGAAGGGTTACCTTCGAGGTCAGGGCAGGGGCTTCTCCAATCAGCCCAAAAG ATTGCATTGTAGAAGGACCCGGAAGGCGCCAAGCACTTGCATTAGGAGCAATTACCACTTGCATATCTTTAACTTATGCCAATTCTGCATCAT TTGCAGCAGAGGTTAAGAAAGGATTTCAATCTGTCGTAGACCAGAAGGATGGATATTCATTTCTCTACCCATTCGGATGGCAG GAAGTTATTATTGAAGGACAAGATAAGGTGCTCAAAGATGTTATTGAACCATTAGAAAGTGTTAGCGTTTACATGGTTCCAACTACCAAGCAAGATGTTCGAGACTTTGGACCCCCACAAGAG GTTGCTGATACTTTAATCCAAAAGGTTTTGGCTCCTCCTTCACAGAAAATAAAGTTAGTTGAGGCAGCAGAG